One part of the Strigops habroptila isolate Jane chromosome 23, bStrHab1.2.pri, whole genome shotgun sequence genome encodes these proteins:
- the FMNL3 gene encoding formin-like protein 3 isoform X5: MCLRAIMNYQYGFNLVMSHPHAVNEIALSLNNKNPRMKALVLELLAAVCLVRGGHEIILAAFDNFKEVCKEKHRFERLMDYFRNEDSSIDFMVACMQFINIVVHSVEDMNFRVHLQYEFTKLGLEEFLQKSRHTESEKLQVQIQAYLDNVFDVGGLLEDAETKNVALEKVEELEEHLSHLTEKLLDLENENMMRVAELEKQLLQREKELEVVKETYEHTSHQVHTLRRLIQEKDEAFRRRYGSEPPPGPGAEAPPQPQPEPPGDTPRVPVLPPAEPAPPPPPPAPPLPPPAPPLPGKCPPAPPLPGASPSIALTVGLSAIRIKKPIKTKFRLPVFNWTALKPNQISGTVFSELDDERVLEDLDLERFEELFKTKAQGPALDLVCAKSKGAQKAASKVTLLEANRAKNLAITLRKAGRGAEEICRAIHTFDLATLPVDFVECLMRFLPTEAEAKALRQYERERKPLEELADEDRFMLHFSKVERLPQRMAIMAFLGNFTDNLQMLTPQLNAIIAASASVKSSQKLKHMLEIILALGNYMNSSKRGAVYGFKLQSLDLLLDTKSTDRKMTLLHFIALTVREKYPELATFWQELHFVEKAAAVSLENVLLDVKELGRGMELLRRECGLHEHSVLRGFLASSEGKLERLQRDARTAEDAYNTVVRYFGESPKTTPPSVFFPVFVRFIRSYKDAEQENETRKKQEEVMREKLLAQEAKKQEKRNKWQQQELIAELRRRQAKDHRPVYEGKDGTIEDIITALKSVPFTARTAKRGSRFFCDPTHHDESNC, translated from the exons ATGTGTCTCCGGGCTATCATGAACTACCAG TATGGCTTCAATCTGGTCATGTCCCATCCCCACGCTGTCAATGAGATTGCCCTGAGCCTCAATAACAAGAACCCGAG GATGAAGGcgctggtgctggagctgctggcagccgTCTGCTTGgtgaggggtggccatgagaTCATCCTGGCTGCCTTCGACAACTTCAAGGAG GTCTGCAAGGAGAAGCACCGCTTCGAGCGGCTGATGGACTACTTCCGCAACGAGGACAGCAGCATCGACTTCATG GTCGCCTGCATGCAGTTCATCAACATCGTGGTGCACTCGGTGGAGGACATGAACTTCCGTGTCCATCTGCAGTATGAGTTCACcaagctggggctggaggagttCCTGCAG AAGTCAAGGCACACAGAGAGCGAGAAGCTGCAGGTACAGATCCAAGCGTACCTGGACAACGTCTTTGACGTGGGGGGgctgctggaggatgctgagaCCAAGAACGTGGCGCTGGAGAaggtggaggagctggaggagcatcTCTCCCAT ctaacagagaagctgctggacCTGGAGAATGAGAACATGATGCGGGTGGcggagctggagaagcagctgctgcagcgggagaaggagctggaggtggtCAAG GAGACCTACGAGCACACGAGCCACCAAGTGCACACGCTGCGGCGCCTGATCCAGGAGAAGGACGAGGCGTTCCGGCGGCGCTACGGCTCCGAACCGCCCCCGGGGCCGGGCGCCGAGGCcccgccccagccccagcccgaGCCCCCGGGGGACACCCCGAGGGTCCCCGTCCTGCCCCCCGCGGAGCCTGCGCCCCCCCCGCCACCGCCCGCGCCCCCCCTGCCGCCCCCCGCACCCCCACTGCCGG GCAAGTGCCCCCCAGCGCCGCCACTGCCCGGGGCTTCGCCCTCCATCGCGCTCACCGTGGGGCTCTCGG ccatcCGCATCAAGAAGCCCATCAAAACCAAGTTCCGGCTGCCCGTCTTCAACTGGACGGCGCTGAAGCCCAACCAGATCAGCGGGACTGTGTTCAGTGAGCTGGATGATGAACGGGTGCTGGAG gACCTGGACCTGGAGCGCTTCGAGGAGCTGTTCAAGACCAAGGCGCAGGGGCCGGCGCTCGACCTGGTGTGTGCCAAGAGCAAAGGGGCGCAGAAGGCGGCGAGCAAAGTGACGCTGCTGGAGGCCAACCGCGCCAAGAACCTGGCCATCACCCTGCGCAAGGCCGGCCGCGGCGCCGAGGAGATCTGCAGGGCCATCCACAC GTTCGACCTGGCGACGCTGCCGGTGGACTTCGTGGAGTGCCTGATGCGGTTCCTGCCCACGGAGGCGGAGGCGAAGGCGCTGCGGCAGTACGAGCGCGAGCGGAAGCCGCTGGAGGAGCTGGCGGACGAGGACCGCTTCATGCTGCACTTCAGCAAGGTGGAGCGGCTGCCGCAGCGCATGGCCATCATGGCCTTCCTCGGCAACTTCACCGACAACCTCCAGATGCTCACACCG cagctcaaTGCCATCATCGCGGCCTCGGCCTCTGTCAAGTCCTCCCAGAAGCTGAAGCACATGTTGGAG ATCATCCTGGCGCTGGGCAACTACATGAACAGCAGCAAACGTGGCGCCGTCTACGGCTTCAAGCTGCAGAGCCTGGACCTg CTCCTGGACACCAAGTCGACAGACAGGAAGATGACGCTGCTGCACTTCATCGCGCTGACGGTGCGGGAGAAGTACCCAGAGCTGGCGACCTTCTGGCAGGAGCTGCACTTTGTGGAGAAGGCAGCTGCAG TGTCTCTGGAGAACGTGCTGCTGGACGTGAAGGAGCTGGGCCggggcatggagctgctgcggcGCGAGTGCGGGCTGCACGAGCACAGCGTCCTGCGCGGCTTCCTGGCCAGCAGCGAGGGCAAGCTGGAGCGGCTGCAGCGGGACGCGCGCACGGCCGAG GATGCCTACAACACCGTGGTGCGGTACTTCGGTGAGAGCCCCAAGACCACCCCCCCATCCGTCTTCTTCCCGGTCTTTGTCCGGTTCATCCGCTCCTATAAG GATGCGGAGCAGGAGAATGAGACGcggaagaagcaggaggaggtgatgcggGAGAAGCTGCTGGCGCAGGAGGCCAAGAAGCAGGAGAAG CGCAAcaagtggcagcagcaggagctgatcGCGGAGCTGCGGCGGCGCCAGGCCAAGGACCATCGCCCGGTCTACGAGGGCAAAGACGGCACCATCGAGGACATCATCACGG CGCTCAAGAGCGTCCCCTTCACCGCCCGCACGGCCAAGCGCGGGTCCCGCTTCTTCTGCGACCCGACGCACCACGACGAGTCCAACTGTTAG
- the FMNL3 gene encoding formin-like protein 3 isoform X2 has protein sequence MGNVESADGEALPRGPGTAAAASGGPGLLAPGKMPMPEPCELEERFALVLSSMNLPPDKARLLRQYDNEKKWDLICDQERFQVKSPPHAYIQKLRSFLEPGVTRKFRRRVQESTKVLRELEISLRTNHIGWVREFLNDENKGLDVLVNYLSFAQCAVMLDFEGLEGEDGALEKLRAWSRSIEDLQPPSALPAPFASSIARSARQSALRYGTLPSRRALKNSRLVSQKDDVHLCIMCLRAIMNYQYGFNLVMSHPHAVNEIALSLNNKNPRMKALVLELLAAVCLVRGGHEIILAAFDNFKEVCKEKHRFERLMDYFRNEDSSIDFMVACMQFINIVVHSVEDMNFRVHLQYEFTKLGLEEFLQKSRHTESEKLQVQIQAYLDNVFDVGGLLEDAETKNVALEKVEELEEHLSHLTEKLLDLENENMMRVAELEKQLLQREKELEVVKETYEHTSHQVHTLRRLIQEKDEAFRRRYGSEPPPGPGAEAPPQPQPEPPGDTPRVPVLPPAEPAPPPPPPAPPLPPPAPPLPGKCPPAPPLPGASPSIALTVGLSAIRIKKPIKTKFRLPVFNWTALKPNQISGTVFSELDDERVLEDLDLERFEELFKTKAQGPALDLVCAKSKGAQKAASKVTLLEANRAKNLAITLRKAGRGAEEICRAIHTFDLATLPVDFVECLMRFLPTEAEAKALRQYERERKPLEELADEDRFMLHFSKVERLPQRMAIMAFLGNFTDNLQMLTPQLNAIIAASASVKSSQKLKHMLEIILALGNYMNSSKRGAVYGFKLQSLDLLLDTKSTDRKMTLLHFIALTVREKYPELATFWQELHFVEKAAAVSLENVLLDVKELGRGMELLRRECGLHEHSVLRGFLASSEGKLERLQRDARTAEDAYNTVVRYFGESPKTTPPSVFFPVFVRFIRSYKDAEQENETRKKQEEVMREKLLAQEAKKQEKRNKWQQQELIAELRRRQAKDHRPVYEGKDGTIEDIITALKSVPFTARTAKRGSRFFCDPTHHDESNC, from the exons ATGGGGAACGTGGAGAGCGCGGACGGGGAGGCGCTGCCCCGGGGACCGGGAACGGCGGCGGCGGCCTCGGGGGGGCCCGGGCTGCTGGCCCCGGGCAAGATGCCGATGCCGGAGCCCTGCGAGCTGGAGGAGCGCTTCGCCCTGGTGCTG AGCTCCATGAACCTGCCCCCGGACAAAGCCCGGCTCCTGCGGCAGTATGACAACGAGAAGAAGTGGGACCTCATCTGCGACCAG GAGCGGTTCCAGGTCAAGAGCCCCCCCCACGCCTACATCCAAAAGCTGCGCAGCTTCCTGGAGCCGGGCGTCACGAGGAAG TTCAGGAGGAGGGTGCAGGAGTCCACCAAAGTCCTGCGTGAGCTGGAGATCAGCCTGAGGACAAACCACATCGG GTGGGTGCGCGAGTTCCTCAACGATGAGAATAAGGGGCTGGACGTGCTGGTGAACTACCTGTCTTTCGCCCAGTGTGCCGTCAT GTTGGATTTTGAGGGGCTGGAAGGTGAGGACGGCGCGCTGGAGAAGCTGCGCGCCTGGAGCAGGTCCATCGAGGATCTGCAGCCCCCCAGCGCTCTGCCCGCGCCCTTCGCCAGCAGCATCGCCCGCTCCGCCCGCCAGAGCGCCCTACG CTACGGGACGCTGCCGAGCCGCAGGGCGCTGAAGAACTCGCGCCTGGTGAGCCAGAAGGACGACGTCCACCTCTGCATCATGTGTCTCCGGGCTATCATGAACTACCAG TATGGCTTCAATCTGGTCATGTCCCATCCCCACGCTGTCAATGAGATTGCCCTGAGCCTCAATAACAAGAACCCGAG GATGAAGGcgctggtgctggagctgctggcagccgTCTGCTTGgtgaggggtggccatgagaTCATCCTGGCTGCCTTCGACAACTTCAAGGAG GTCTGCAAGGAGAAGCACCGCTTCGAGCGGCTGATGGACTACTTCCGCAACGAGGACAGCAGCATCGACTTCATG GTCGCCTGCATGCAGTTCATCAACATCGTGGTGCACTCGGTGGAGGACATGAACTTCCGTGTCCATCTGCAGTATGAGTTCACcaagctggggctggaggagttCCTGCAG AAGTCAAGGCACACAGAGAGCGAGAAGCTGCAGGTACAGATCCAAGCGTACCTGGACAACGTCTTTGACGTGGGGGGgctgctggaggatgctgagaCCAAGAACGTGGCGCTGGAGAaggtggaggagctggaggagcatcTCTCCCAT ctaacagagaagctgctggacCTGGAGAATGAGAACATGATGCGGGTGGcggagctggagaagcagctgctgcagcgggagaaggagctggaggtggtCAAG GAGACCTACGAGCACACGAGCCACCAAGTGCACACGCTGCGGCGCCTGATCCAGGAGAAGGACGAGGCGTTCCGGCGGCGCTACGGCTCCGAACCGCCCCCGGGGCCGGGCGCCGAGGCcccgccccagccccagcccgaGCCCCCGGGGGACACCCCGAGGGTCCCCGTCCTGCCCCCCGCGGAGCCTGCGCCCCCCCCGCCACCGCCCGCGCCCCCCCTGCCGCCCCCCGCACCCCCACTGCCGG GCAAGTGCCCCCCAGCGCCGCCACTGCCCGGGGCTTCGCCCTCCATCGCGCTCACCGTGGGGCTCTCGG ccatcCGCATCAAGAAGCCCATCAAAACCAAGTTCCGGCTGCCCGTCTTCAACTGGACGGCGCTGAAGCCCAACCAGATCAGCGGGACTGTGTTCAGTGAGCTGGATGATGAACGGGTGCTGGAG gACCTGGACCTGGAGCGCTTCGAGGAGCTGTTCAAGACCAAGGCGCAGGGGCCGGCGCTCGACCTGGTGTGTGCCAAGAGCAAAGGGGCGCAGAAGGCGGCGAGCAAAGTGACGCTGCTGGAGGCCAACCGCGCCAAGAACCTGGCCATCACCCTGCGCAAGGCCGGCCGCGGCGCCGAGGAGATCTGCAGGGCCATCCACAC GTTCGACCTGGCGACGCTGCCGGTGGACTTCGTGGAGTGCCTGATGCGGTTCCTGCCCACGGAGGCGGAGGCGAAGGCGCTGCGGCAGTACGAGCGCGAGCGGAAGCCGCTGGAGGAGCTGGCGGACGAGGACCGCTTCATGCTGCACTTCAGCAAGGTGGAGCGGCTGCCGCAGCGCATGGCCATCATGGCCTTCCTCGGCAACTTCACCGACAACCTCCAGATGCTCACACCG cagctcaaTGCCATCATCGCGGCCTCGGCCTCTGTCAAGTCCTCCCAGAAGCTGAAGCACATGTTGGAG ATCATCCTGGCGCTGGGCAACTACATGAACAGCAGCAAACGTGGCGCCGTCTACGGCTTCAAGCTGCAGAGCCTGGACCTg CTCCTGGACACCAAGTCGACAGACAGGAAGATGACGCTGCTGCACTTCATCGCGCTGACGGTGCGGGAGAAGTACCCAGAGCTGGCGACCTTCTGGCAGGAGCTGCACTTTGTGGAGAAGGCAGCTGCAG TGTCTCTGGAGAACGTGCTGCTGGACGTGAAGGAGCTGGGCCggggcatggagctgctgcggcGCGAGTGCGGGCTGCACGAGCACAGCGTCCTGCGCGGCTTCCTGGCCAGCAGCGAGGGCAAGCTGGAGCGGCTGCAGCGGGACGCGCGCACGGCCGAG GATGCCTACAACACCGTGGTGCGGTACTTCGGTGAGAGCCCCAAGACCACCCCCCCATCCGTCTTCTTCCCGGTCTTTGTCCGGTTCATCCGCTCCTATAAG GATGCGGAGCAGGAGAATGAGACGcggaagaagcaggaggaggtgatgcggGAGAAGCTGCTGGCGCAGGAGGCCAAGAAGCAGGAGAAG CGCAAcaagtggcagcagcaggagctgatcGCGGAGCTGCGGCGGCGCCAGGCCAAGGACCATCGCCCGGTCTACGAGGGCAAAGACGGCACCATCGAGGACATCATCACGG CGCTCAAGAGCGTCCCCTTCACCGCCCGCACGGCCAAGCGCGGGTCCCGCTTCTTCTGCGACCCGACGCACCACGACGAGTCCAACTGTTAG